The sequence below is a genomic window from Streptomyces parvus.
GGACCAAAGCGGGGAGTTATCACCGCACGAGGTGTCTTCAACACGCGGGCGCGTGTGGGAAGGACGCAAGTAGTCGTGAGCAGCCGATAACTACCGGGTCGGGTCCCGTCAGTCCCGTCGCTCTGAGGGAGAGCTCTCTGACCTGGACTTTTCCTTTCGGGACTGAAACCGTCCGACCCCCCGCGGGACTGAAACCCCCGGGGCGCTGCTGCCGCCTGCGGGACTGACGGGACCCTGATCCGCCGACACGTCCCGGGCCTTCCCTGCCCCTGCGACCCCGTGGGCTACGCTCGTCCCGCAAACCCGATGCTTCAGTCCCGTCAGGCCCGTTGCATCTGCCGGAGAACGGCATGAACCGCGAAAAGGACAATGCGTTGACCCGCCACCCCTCGAACCCACCTGATTCCCCGGGCGAGGCCGTGCACGGAAACGCGGTCGCCCGGTGGTTGGCGGGGGCGGGGTGGCCGGTCCACCCCCTCGCCCCGCAGCAGAAGGTCCCGCCGGCGAACTGCCGGGCGTGCAAGGAGGACCGGCACGCGCCCGCACTCTGCCCGTGCCGAAAGGCAGGACGCTGGTGTCACGGCTTCCACGCCGCGACCACGGACCCTGAGCTCATCGATGCCTGGTGGCACGCCGGCTCCCGCTTCGGGGTCGGCGTCTCCTGCGGTCCCGCGAACCTGGTCGTTCTCGACGTGGATGCCCACGCCGCACAAGTCCCCGACCGCTCGCGTCTCTTGCCGGGCATCCCCATCGCCCCCCAGGTCAACCTCTCCGGACTGGCCACAGGCTTTGACACCCTGGCCCTGCTCGCCGCGCTCCGCGGCAAACCGAGCCCGGCCACGGACACCGGCACGCTGAGGGTGCGCACCCCCTCCGGGGGACTGCACATCTGGTATCGAAACCCCCACCCCGAGACCCGCTACCGGTCCTCGACGGGCTCCAGCCCGAGAACAGCACTGGCCTGGCAGGTTGACGTGCGTTCCGACAACGGCTACATCGTTGCCCCCGCGACCACGACCACCGCGGGCAGCTACCAGCCGCTGGGAGCAACCCGCATCCCGGCGCCACTGCCCCGATGGCTGGCAGCGGAACTCGTACGCACCCACCACGTGCGAGCCGCGATCCCCCGCCCCGCCGCGAGCCACCGCCGCCGCCACTCGGCAAAAGGAGCCGAACGGCTCCTGACCCCGCTCCTGGACGAGGTGTCCGCATGCGCAGCCACCCCACAAGGGGCGAGCTTCACTGAGAAACTCAACCGCGCCGCTTACACCGCCGGAGGGCTCGTCCAAGGAGGCCACCTCCCCGAGGAAGAAGCGCACACCCTGCTCCTGGAGGCGGCCCGCGCGGCCCGCCCCGCCCAGGAGAGCCGTAACCTCACGATCATCGAGACAGCTCTGTCTGCGGGTGCCCAGCGCCCACTCCACCCCCGAGGACGTTCATGAGCGCCGAGTCCACACGCTTCGACGCGCAAAGGGCCGCAGCGCAGATCCAGCAGCAGACACTTGCCTGGGATCCGCCCGAGTCGCACGCGAACCTGCCCGCTCAGCAGACCGACCCCCGCCCACAGCCCGTCCCGGAGCCGGACGGACTGCTTCCCAACTCGTTGACGGACAGGGGAAACGCCAAACTGTTCGCCCGCCTCTACCGCGACCAGTTCCGCTACGTGATCGGCATGGGGTGGCATTCCTGGGACGAGTACCGGTGGAAACTGACCGGCGGCGACGAGGCAGCGGTCTGGGCTGCCGGGGAGATGGCCGAGCAGATCGCCCAACACGACCCGCAGGGAAGATTCACTCCCCGACAGTTGGCCGCGCACCGACGGCACTCCGAATCCACCTCAGGACTCAAAGCCCTGCTCTACCAGGCGCAGGCCGCCCCCGGGCTGCGCCTGGACCCCGACGTCCTTGACGGCGACATCTACGCCCTGTGCACCCCATC
It includes:
- a CDS encoding bifunctional DNA primase/polymerase, with amino-acid sequence MNREKDNALTRHPSNPPDSPGEAVHGNAVARWLAGAGWPVHPLAPQQKVPPANCRACKEDRHAPALCPCRKAGRWCHGFHAATTDPELIDAWWHAGSRFGVGVSCGPANLVVLDVDAHAAQVPDRSRLLPGIPIAPQVNLSGLATGFDTLALLAALRGKPSPATDTGTLRVRTPSGGLHIWYRNPHPETRYRSSTGSSPRTALAWQVDVRSDNGYIVAPATTTTAGSYQPLGATRIPAPLPRWLAAELVRTHHVRAAIPRPAASHRRRHSAKGAERLLTPLLDEVSACAATPQGASFTEKLNRAAYTAGGLVQGGHLPEEEAHTLLLEAARAARPAQESRNLTIIETALSAGAQRPLHPRGRS